Proteins co-encoded in one Solenopsis invicta isolate M01_SB unplaced genomic scaffold, UNIL_Sinv_3.0 scaffold_1533, whole genome shotgun sequence genomic window:
- the LOC120359863 gene encoding transient receptor potential channel pyrexia-like: MSLMYKNEKNAMQECDPNHTALILAIEKGKFDNASEILKCDDENKYVGPLGVLQITALQMAAWQGNINLLNQLLKKGANINSKDKIGRCALYYAAYRGKADVTKWLLEHGAHIDIKICSSTEDIGSDEYIKIQSGYDPLNYRVRLTRSCPVGTHLPIPYFRGRTPLHYAVEMNHADVVDVLVESGAYVNVEDENDITPLLLAGHLVNCDNLNKMTKFVKIVDILVKKGAFVDAVHPDTGNTALHHAVMQDSEEATQILLSEYADPKICNNSGNTPFHIAAERGNITIFQDLSKKIPDKIIDICNKKGETALHKAVYHGHREIAQNLIIRGANLAAVTETGDTVINAIFDYISQPLDFLTDVLNSCVINANSCIHYTSKKHMKIKIDFSILVPEDEMQMAVITAIIAAASDIKQLAILQHPVVETFLRLKWEKLRIFFFLLTLIHLFFAISLSFYGLMFAQNDADHAVTRRIVAFWSCIFLFYNTIQVILEPKNYLRQLEIWLSLICAILSLITSIAGEFVVKCSKEEIESRHCMDWVLHFISIAILLNWMQMMLLISRVLMWGDYALMFYTVLKNILKVLLAFSSMIIGFALSFAVSFHGNDRFDNFWRSIIKTMVMMMGEYEYEELFDTKNSESTFLPVTSRIVFIVFIMLANIVLINLMIGLAVNDIQGLEKEGHIRRLKKQAEFVAHLERVMSHRIFRSNWLHHRLRSLLFLRCNITSYILLFPERHFYDWKIPVHVKEALFLLTQKSFKNNYLADKNTEIDNKKLTSILYKLEIQVMELRRHCYNSTIQRL, from the exons ATGTCGTTGATGTACAAAAACGAAAAAAACGCAATGCAAGAATGCGATCCAAATCATACTGCGCTCATATTAGCAATCGAAAAGGGAAAATTCGACAACGCAAGTGAAATTTTGAAGTGCGATGACGAAAATAAATACGTAGGTCCATTAGGTGTCCTTCAAATAACAGCCCTGCAGATGGCTGCGTGGCAAGGAAACATAAATCTGTTGAATCAACTCTTGAAGAAAGGTGCCAATATAAATAGCAAAGATAAAATTGGTAGGTGCGCACTTTATTACGCGGCGTACAGAGGTAAGGCCGATGTGACAAAGTGGCTTCTTGAACATGGAGCACATATCGACATCAAAATATGTTCATCAACCGAGGATATTGGGTCTGATGAATATATCAAGATCCAGAGCGGATATGACCCGTTAAATTATCGTGTCCGGTTAACACGATCCTGTCCCGTAGGAACCCAC TTGCCAATACCGTACTTCAGGGGAAGAACACCCTTGCATTATGCGGTGGAAATGAATCACGCAGACGTTGTGGACGTTTTAGTGGAAAGCGGAGCGTATGTGAATGTTGAAGACGAAAACGATATTACCCCATTGCTCTTAGCAGGACATTTGGTGAATTGTGACAATCTCAATAAGATGACTAAGTTCGTCAAAATCGTTGACATTCTAGTTAAGAAGGGGGCGTTCGTTGACGCTGTTCATCCGGATACGG GAAACACTGCTCTGCATCATGCAGTAATGCAAGACAGTGAAGAAGCAACGCAGATATTATTGTCCGAATATGCAGATCCGAAAATTTGCAACAACTCCGGAAATACACCTTTTCATATCGCCGCAGAAAGAgggaatattacaatatttcaggatctatctaaaaaaataccagacaaaattattgatatatgcAATAAG AAGGGTGAAACGGCTCTTCATAAAGCAGTTTATCACGGTCATCGCGAAATCGCACAAAATTTGATCATTCGTGGAGCTAATTTAGCTGCAGTAACGGAGACTGGAGATACCGTCATTAATgctatatttgattatatttcgCAACCATTAGACTTTTTAACAGATGTCTTAAATTCTTGCGTAATAAATGCAAATTCATGCATACATTATACTTCAAAGAAACATATGAAG ATCAAGATCGACTTCAGTATATTGGTTCCAGAAGATGAAATGCAAATGGCAGTAATCACAGCCATTATTGCCGCAGCTTCGGATATAAAACAACTGGCAATATTACAACATCCAGTTGTAGAAACCTTTCTCAGATTAAAGTGGgagaaattaagaatatttttctttcttcttacaCTCATACATTTGTTCTTTGCTATTTCTCTCTCATTCTATGGTTTAATGTTTGCACAAAATGATGCAGATCACGCGGTGACTCGAAGAATCGTAGCATTTTGGTCTTGCATATTCTTGTTTTACAATACGATTCAGGTTATATTAGAACCAAA GAATTATTTGCGACAATTAGAAATATGGTTGTCATTAATATGCGCCATACTATCCTTAATAACGTCGATAGCGGGAGAGTTCGTCGTAAAGTGTTCAAAGGAAGAAATCGAGTCTCGGCATTGCATGGACTGGGTGCTACATTTCATCAGCATCGCAATCTTGCTGAATTGGATGCAAATGATGTTGTTAATTAGCCGTGTTCTAATGTGGGGAGATTACGCGCTCATGTTTTACACGGTGTTGAAGAACATTCTAAAG gTTCTCTTAGCATTTAGCTCCATGATTATTGGATTCGCATTAAGCTTTGCCGTTTCGTTTCACGGAAACGATAGATTTGACAATTTCTGGAGATCTATCATAAAAACTATGGTAATGATGATGGGCGAGTATGAGTACGAGGAACTGTTTGATACTAAGAACAGTGAGAGTACTTTTCTACCAGTCACAAGCAGAATCGTGTTCATCGTCTTCATCATGCTCGCCAATATCGTTCTGATTAATCTCATGATCGGTCTGGCAGTCAACGACATTCAAGGTCTTGAAAAGGAG GGCCACATACGTCGATTAAAGAAACAAGCGGAATTTGTCGCACATCTGGAAAGAGTGATGTCACACCGAATCTTTCGCAGCAATTGGCTGCATCATCGCTTAAGAAGTCTACTGTTCTTAAGATGCAATATTACATCGTATATACTACTGTTTCCAGAAAGACATTTTTATGATTGGAAGATTCCAGTCCATGTAAAAGAAGCGTTATTTTTGTTAACCCAGAAATCTTTCAAGAACAATTA tttgGCAGACAAAAACACAGAAATTGACAATAAGAAACTGACTTCGATACTATACAAATTAGAGATACAAGTTATGGAATTAAGGAGACACTGTTATAATTCAACGATTCAAAGATTATAG